In one Nicotiana sylvestris chromosome 8, ASM39365v2, whole genome shotgun sequence genomic region, the following are encoded:
- the LOC104246184 gene encoding transcription factor MYB87-like → MGRTPCCDKTKVKRGQWSPEEDEILKNYLLKHGTTAGNWITLPHRAGLKRCGKSCRLRWLNYLRPDIKLGNFTQEEDNIICSLYTQLGSRWSVIASKLPGRTDNDVKNHWNTKLKKKLLATNANPTRNFDDSKQVFHSSSMVPKEEEEQAAYSPIQFPFPNWESAGVSSHILNNNKSMVQHDQKQFPLPRLSQDYSKISTSREESMSFGSSSVAMHENVDLAWFNTFEGFPIDDEIMGAGLWTHQSVLEDIDFPVTFS, encoded by the exons ATGGGAAGGACACCTTGTTGTGACAAGACAAAAGTGAAAAGAGGACAATGGTCTCCCGAGGAAGATGAAATTCTCAAGAATTACCTACTCAAACATGGCACTACTGCTGGCAATTGGATTACCCTTCCTCACAGAGCTg GCCTAAAGCGTTGTGGCAAGAGTTGCCGGTTAAGATGGCTTAATTATTTGAGACCAGATATCAAACTTGGAAATTTTACACAAGAGGAAGACAACATTATATGCTCTCTCTATACTCAACTTGGAAGCAG ATGGTCTGTTATAGCATCTAAGCTACCAGGAAGAACAGACAATGATGTAAAAAATCACTGGAACACCAAATTGAAGAAGAAGTTACTAGCAACTAATGCAAACCCCACAAGGAActttgatgatagcaaacaagtTTTTCATTCCTCATCAATGGTaccaaaagaggaagaagaacaaGCAGCCTATTCTCCAATACAATTTCCATTTCCAAATTGGGAGTCTGCTGGAGTCAGTAGTCATATTCTCAATAATAACAAAAGCATGGTTCAACATGACCAAAAACAATTCCCTCTTCCAAGACTCAGTCAAGACTACTCCAAGATTTCGACTTCTCGAGAAGAATCAATGAGTTTTGGATCTTCATCAGTTGCAATGCATGAGAATGTTGATCTAGCTTGGTTTAATACATTTGAGGGGTTTCCAATTGATGATGAAATTATGGGTGCAGGCTTGTGGACTCATCAATCAGTTCTTGAAGATATTGATTTTCCAGTCACTTTCAGCTGA
- the LOC104246185 gene encoding vacuolar protein sorting-associated protein 32 homolog 2-like: MFPRLFGKPKQETNALATLDKLNETLEMLEKKEKVLLKKAAGEVEKAKEFTRAKNKRAAIQCLKRKRLYEQQIEQLGNFQLRIHDQMIMLEGAKATTETVDALRTGAAAMKAMQKATNIDDVDKTMDEINEQTENMKMIQEALSTPIGSAADFDEDELEAELEELEGAELEEQLLQPATTAPVAPINLPAGRQQVRPAAQKTEEDELAALQAEMAL; encoded by the exons ATGTTTCCCCGACTCTTTGGAAAACCTAAACAAGAAACAAATGCTCTAGCTACGCTAGACAAGTTAAACGAG ACTCTTGAGATGCTTGAGAAAAAGGAGAAAGTTTTACTTAAGAAGGCTGCTGGTGAGGTTGAAAAAGCAAAGGAATTTACTAGAGCAAAAAACAAAAGGG ctGCAATACAATGTTTGAAAAGGAAAAGGCTTTATGAGCAGCAAATTGAGCAGCTTGGAAACTTTCAATTGCGTATTCATGATCAG ATGATAATGTTAGAAGGTGCAAAAGCAACAACGGAGACTGTTGATGCTTTAAGAACTGGAGCAGCTGCTATGAAAGCTATGCAGAAGGCAAC GAATATTGATGATGTCGACAAAACCATGGATGAGATCAACGAGCAAACAGAGAATATGAAAATGATTCAGGAAGCATTGTCAACACCAATTGGTTCAGCTGCTGATTTTGATGAA GATGAGTTGGAGGCAGAACTTGAAGAACTGGAAGGAGCTGAGTTGGAGGAGCAGCTCCTTCAGCCAGCTACAACCGCTCCTGTTGCGCCAATTAATCTACCTGCTGGTAGGCAACAAGTGCGTCCTGCTGCTCAGAAGACAGAAGAAGATGAGCTTGCTGCTTTGCAGGCTGAAATGGCTCTTTGA